The following proteins are co-located in the Trichormus variabilis 0441 genome:
- a CDS encoding cation diffusion facilitator family transporter, which produces MAYDNRAAVRKVLLITLVLNLFVMGLKAFVGYLTGSLSLLADALHSVTDSANNILGLFASNFSSPYPDREHPYGHHKFEAVGALGIAAFLGIACFEILQGAIERILKGGAPVRISPPELWLLLIVLGVNIFVAFYERNEGKRVGSQILIADATHTMSDVWVTISVIFGLIGVWLGYQWLDIVLAFPVALLVFWSGWSVLKENLPWLVDQMAIAPEAIHAIAVAVPGVINCHDIASRGVLGRQVFMEMHLIVDAPDVETAHRITEEVERRLEERFSPVRIIIHVEPPAYESEQISFETGSK; this is translated from the coding sequence ATGGCTTACGATAACCGTGCGGCAGTACGCAAAGTTTTACTGATTACCCTAGTGCTAAACTTGTTTGTGATGGGGTTAAAAGCATTTGTAGGGTATTTAACTGGTTCTCTCAGCTTGTTAGCCGATGCGTTGCATAGTGTCACAGATAGCGCCAACAATATTCTGGGATTATTTGCTAGTAACTTTTCTTCTCCATATCCCGATCGCGAACATCCTTACGGACACCACAAATTTGAAGCTGTAGGTGCTTTGGGAATCGCCGCATTTTTAGGAATAGCCTGCTTTGAAATTCTCCAAGGTGCGATTGAGCGCATTCTCAAGGGTGGCGCACCTGTAAGAATTTCGCCGCCTGAGTTGTGGTTGTTGCTGATTGTCTTGGGAGTAAATATTTTTGTGGCGTTCTATGAACGTAATGAGGGTAAGCGGGTAGGTAGTCAAATCTTAATTGCTGATGCGACCCATACTATGAGCGATGTGTGGGTAACAATCTCGGTAATATTTGGTTTGATTGGGGTTTGGCTTGGGTATCAATGGCTAGATATAGTGTTAGCTTTTCCGGTAGCTTTGTTGGTATTTTGGAGTGGTTGGTCAGTTTTAAAAGAGAATTTACCTTGGTTGGTGGATCAAATGGCGATCGCACCAGAAGCCATACACGCGATCGCCGTTGCTGTACCTGGGGTAATTAATTGTCACGATATCGCCTCACGGGGTGTCCTCGGTCGTCAAGTCTTCATGGAAATGCACTTAATAGTAGATGCGCCAGATGTGGAAACTGCTCATCGCATTACCGAAGAAGTCGAAAGACGGCTAGAAGAACGCTTCAGTCCAGTCAGGATTATCATTCACGTCGAACCACCAGCCTATGAGTCTGAGCAAATCAGTTTTGAAACTGGATCGAAATAG